The genomic DNA AGGCGTTGATTTTGTTGGCCGGGTTAGCGATGCCGAAAAGGCTGAAATTCTCGGCCGCGCTGATGTATATGTCGCCCCCAATACCGGCGGTGAGAGCTTCGGCATTGTCTTGGTGGAAGCTATGGCGGCAGGTGCAGCCGTTGTTGCTTCGGACTTGGAGGCCTTCCGCGCAGTGTGCGACGCCGATTCCGATGATATTGCCGGTGCGCTATTTCGCAATGAGGATAGTAATGACCTGGCTCGTGTTCTCAACGAGGTGCTCGAGGACGCCGAATATCGCGCCCGCTTAGTGCACAATGGAGTACAGCGAGCCAGCACCTATGACTGGGATCATGTAGCCGCCGCGGTAATGCAGGTTTATGAAACCGTTCAAGACGGCACCAAGGTGAGGGTGAAGCGCTAATGGCCATTGAGATAGCCCTTATCGTATTCATCTTGATCATCGTGGGTTCCTGGGCACTTTTTACCGCCCAACGGCTAAATTCTTTGCATATTCGCACGGATGCCTCACTGGCGCAGTTACAGGCGGCGCTTGATCGCAGGGCAGCTGTCACTGCGGCGGTGGCCCCGGACTTGGCGGCGTTAGCCCAGCGCGCCGAGTCCACCGAGCTTTATCAGGGTCACTTCGAACCGCGAATGATGGCCGAGCGCGAATTATCCGCCGCCATTGTGCGGGAATTTCCTGCAGATCGGCGCCCAGCAGCGCTTGCCGACGCCGAAGGACGCATCCAACTTGCGCATCGTTTCTACAATGAGGCTGTCAGTGATACCCGTGCGCTGCGCCTGCGTCCAGCTGTGCGTCTATTTCACTTGGGCGGCACTGCAAAGCTGCCGGAATACTTCGATTATATGCTGGCAGAGTAGCCTACCGGCCTCAGACGCCTAAGGCGTGGTGCGCGTAGGCTTTAGTCCGCCTAGGTCTTGGGCCACCGGCTGTGCGTGCGCCGGCGCGGCCGTATCGGCGGGCAAGGCGGACGGCGAGTCAGGCTGCTCTCCCTCTGCGCGTGCAAGCCTTTTGCTAAAGGCCACCTCGAGCCCCAGCCAGATGAGGCCAATGAGAACCATGACGAGGATGAGAATATTGCGGGCAGCCAAGACGTAAACGGGAAACATTTTCTCACCTACGTATTGCCATATGTAGTCATAGTTGAACGGGTAGACCAAGGTACCGAGCCCGGCCGCAACGATGGTGCACACCGCTATTAGTCCTTGGAGCACTTTCAGCGAGGCAAAACCTCGGGGCAAGCGCTGGCGGATGACTACGGCCAGCAACGGGCCTAACCAGACGATGTATTGCGGAGAAAAGACCTTATTGGTGGCGATGAGCAGCAGGACCATGACGGTAAAGAATGCCATAGTGGTGCGGGTGGTCCACCCGCCCGCAAAAAGGCGGTAAAGCGCCCAACCAATGGCGAATACGAGCATCGCGGTCATGGCTACAGTGCTCCATAGCATTGCGGTATCTACGCCGGGGCCGGAAATTTCAAAACTCTTGGAAGGGGCATAGCCCAGGTGCCAGCGGCCGGGATGGTGGTGAGCCTGGAGGAGTAGGAATGTAGCTGAGATGGACTCTAGCTGCAGCCCTCGCACGCCCTGGTAGTTAAGCGGGGAAAGTAATCGATCGACGCCTGAGGTGGCGATTGTGACCCCGCAGAGGGCGAAGATGGTGCAGAAGAAGGCAAGCAATCGCTGCCAGGTTTTGGATTGATTGAATCGGCCCACCAAGCCTGCGGCGAGAACACCAGGCCATAGTTTCATGGTGGTGGCAAAACCCAATAGTGCCGATGCAAAGAGCGGACGGGTAGCCAGTAGAGCAGCTGCTCCGGCCACGGCCACGGCGGGGAAAATATCGAGGCGCCAAACAAAGGTGTGCCCAGCAGCCGTGCCGAAAAAGACCCAAAACCATGCTGCTTGGAAAGCGCGCGGTTGGGTGGGGTGATGGCGCAGTAGGAGGGCTAAAAAGGCGGCGTCAACAAGCAAGGTTATGACGGTGAAGCCGATATAGAAGGTTGTGATATCTTCACCGGTTAACCAGCCCAAAAGCACCGTGGGCCATGTTCCTGCATGGGGATACTCGGTCATCTGCGTAGGGTCAGTGCCGTAGAGACCGGCAAAATAATAGGCGACATCGCCTCTGGGGCTATGGTCAATTTTGAGTAGGTAGATCAGAACCAAGCGGGCGACTACCCAACCGAGCCATACTGCAGGAACAGAAGCGATGCGTTTCACTCGAAAGACTTTAGTCAATGGAAGCGTGCATTGGGGCAGACATAGCTTCTTCCAGAAAACTCTGAAACCAAACTGCCCAGAAGTGGGGTACGCCCTACTGTGGATGAGATCGACTCCGCCTCATTTAGTAATGTAGATAACAATATGCGATTCGTATGAGAAGCAATCTAAGGAGGGACGAGATGGCGACCATGCGCGAAGTATTGGCTTTAGAGGAAACAGGTGGGGTAGATGAATTTCTCGGCCCTGCTGTTGAGTCTCGGATTGACCGTGCCTTTGGCGGTCATATCGCCTCTCAGGCAGTGGCTGCGGCTCAGCGCACTGTTGAGGGTAAACGTGTGCATTCCTTGCACGGATATTTTGTAGGACCTGGCGACGCCAAACGCCCGATGGAGTTGCGGGTGGAGCGAATCCGCGACGGTCGTTCTTTTGCTCATCGTCAAGTGCGGGTCTGCCAAGATGGCGCATTGATCTTCATTCTCATGGCAAGCTTTCATCGCGAAGGAGATACAGGCCCGCGGCACCAAGACGCTCCGCCCGAGGTGCCGGGGCCGGCTGAAGTAGCACGATTGGGCGGCGGTGCGCCCTATTCCACTCGGATTATCCTCAAGGAATGGGAGGATTGGGATATCCGCCTCGTGCCGGAGGAAGGGCGCGATGCCGCCGCCGCAGAGAAAACCGGAGCGGGCTTTCGGCATATCTGGTTCCGCAATACTGGTGATGTTCCGGATGATGCCTGCTTTCACCGTGCGGCACTTACATATATGTCTGATATGACGCTGATTCGTTCTGCACTTATCCCGCATCAGGGAGATAGGGTGCAATTGGCGAGCCTAGACCACGCGCTGTGGTTCGTGCGGCCTTTCCGCGTGGATGAATGGCTGCTATATGAGCAGGTTTCACCCTCGGCGTCCGGTGGAAGGGCCATCGCCCGTGGCAAGCTATTTAACGAACAGGGCGAGTTGGTGGCCCTAGTTAATCAAGAGGGCCTTACTCGCTTTTTGGATGAAGATTTGGGTAGCGGTTCCGCCCACGGCAACTGGCAAAAAGTATAAATTCTTCCCGCTTATAAGGGGGTCGCTTTTACGCATTCGTGCAGCACACGTATAATTGCCACCAGTTTCAGCACCTGATTAGAAAGGGACTACATGGCAGGCCATTCGAAATGGGCAACTACCAAGCACAAGAAGGCTGCTAACGATGCCAAGCGTGGCAAGGAATTTGCCAAGCTGATCAAAAACATCGAAGTGGCGGCTCGTACCGGCGGTGGTGACCCAGCGGCTAACCCAACCCTTGATGACATGATCAAGAAGGCCAAAAAGGCCTCCGTCCCCAATGACAACATCGAGCGTGCGCGCAAACGTGGCTCCGGTGAGGAAGCTGGCGGCGCTGACTGGGAAACCGTCATGTATGAGGGCTACGGCCCCAATGGTGTGGCCATGCTTATTGAGTGCCTTACCGATAATCGCAACCGTGCGGCGACGGACGTGCGTACCGCGATGTCTAAGAACGGCGGAAACCTCGGTGAATCTGGCTCCGTGGCGTACATGTTCACCCGCACCGGTTACGTCCTAGTAGAAAAGGGTGAGCTTAGCGAGGACGACGTGTTGATGGCCGTGCTCGAGGCCGGCGCTGAAGAGGTTAAGGACCACGGCGAAAAGTTCGAGATCATCTGTGCACCTACCGATGTCCAGGCGGTCAAGGACGCCCTCAAAGAAGCTGATATTGAAGTCGATGATTCAGATAATGACTTCCGCGCTTCCGTGGATGTGCCACTTGAGGCTAATGACGCGAAGAAGATCTTCCGCCTTATCGATGCTTTGGAAGATTCCGACGATGTACAAAACGTCTATACCAATATGAACCTGTCCGATAAAGTTCTAGCAGAGCTAGATGAGGACTAAACGGTTTTCGCTTCAATAGCGGCTATTTTTGGCGCCGGTAGCGCTCCACGGGCACAGCTCGTCGGAGGCGTTGCCGGCGCTTCGCTATGGAGGTGAGACGTTGCGCTTGTAGACCACGTGTGTGTAGTCCATAATGGTGCTAGTGGCAATAGGTGCGGTATAGAAATGAAAGCGGGGGAGAGATGAACCTAGAAGGAATGCGCGTAATGGGCATCGATCCCGGCTTGACGCGCTGCGGACTTTCTGTGGTTCAGGCTGGTCGCGGGCGAGGAATCCTCCCCGTTTCCGTGGGCGTGGTGCGCACGCCTAGCGATAAAGAGCTAACTGAGAGGCTTCTGCGGCTGTCTATCGCGGCTAAGGAATGGATGGATGACTACTCACCGGATGTCGTAGCGATCGAGCGCGTCTTCGAACGTGGGCAGGTTTCCACGGTCATGCAGACTGCCCACGTGGTAGGAGTGCTAGTGCTGGCTGCGGCTGAACGCGATATTCCTGTATACATGTACACCCCGTCTGAAGTGAAAAAGGCCATCTCTGGCAATGGGCGTGCCGATAAAAAGCAGATGACCACTATGATTACCCGTATCCTTGGGCTATCGGAACCGCCCAAGCCTGCCGACGCCGCCGATGCACTAGCCCTGGCCGTGTGTCACTGCTGGCGCGCTCCTGCCATTGTGCGCATGGACAATACCGGCCTAGGCCTGGGCGCCAAGACGAGTGGAGTGCGCGGACAAGGCAAGAAGCGCTAGGGAAGCAAAGAAAATAGAAGGATAGGAAAGCAATGATCGCTGCACTGCGTGGAGAAGTAATCCATATTGGTCTCGACCATGGGGTTATCGATTGTGCCGGCGTGGGATATAAATTTTTGGCTACGCCCTCAACTTTGGGCAGGTTGCGCCGCGGCGAGCAAGCTACGGTACTTACCAATTTGGTAGTCAAGGAAGATTCCCTCACACTGTACGGCTTTAGTGCGGATGAGGATCGTGAAATGTTCCAGGTGCTACAGTCCGTGTCTGGCTTGGGGCCAAAGCTTGCCTTGGCAGCGCTTTCGGTCATGGGGGCTGGGGAGCTTGCAGCAGCGATAACTGCGGAAGATGTAAAGGCGCTGCAGTCCATTCCGGGCGTCGGCAAGCGCATGGCCCAGCGCTTGGCTTTGGAACTAAAAGATAAGGTGGCGGCCTTTGCGCCAGGTGAGGACGCAGGCTCGGATGACTCTGTTACCGCTGTGTCTCCGGCTGGCGGTGCCGTGGTAGAAAGCGTGACCGAGGCTCTTATCGGCCTAGGCTTTACGGAGAAGGCAGCGCGCCCTGTAGTGGAGGCGGCCTACGCTGAAAACAGTGAGGCTGACACTTCGGCGCTTTTGCGCGCGGCGCTTGCGCAACTGGGTAAGAAGAAGTAGCGGCGGGTAGGAAGGCTGGATTTATGTCCGATATTGAGCGCACCGAGTTTAACCTCCCAGAAGGAGTCGATGCGGCGCATTCCTCCCAGCGCAATAGCGATGTAGAGGCAACTGCGCATGCGGAGGAACATGATATTGAGCGCTCTCTGCGCCCGAAGTCGCTCGATGAATTCATCGGCCAACCCAAGGTGCGAGCACAGCTTTCTCTCGTTCTCAAGGGCGCAAAAAATCGCGGAGTAACGCCAGACCACGTGCTGCTTTCTGGGCCTCCTGGTTTGGGCAAGACCACAATGGCCATGATTATCTCGCAGGAGTTGGGGACCTCGCTGCGCATGACCTCCGGACCGGCCTTGGAACGTGCGGGGGATTTGGCAGCCATGCTCTCTAACCTGATGGAAGGTGACGTCCTTTTTATTGATGAGATTCACCGCATCGCACGCCCAGCAGAAGAGATGCTGTATATGGCGATGGAGGACTTCCGCATTGACGTCATTGTGGGGAAGGGGCCAGGCGCGACCTCAATTCCACTTGAAATTCCGCCCTTTACTTTGGTGGGGGCTACAACCCGCGCCGGTATGCTTACCGGCCCGTTGCGTGACCGCTTCGGTTTTACCGCGCAGATGGAGTACTACG from Corynebacterium tuberculostearicum includes the following:
- a CDS encoding DUF2029 domain-containing protein, whose protein sequence is MKRIASVPAVWLGWVVARLVLIYLLKIDHSPRGDVAYYFAGLYGTDPTQMTEYPHAGTWPTVLLGWLTGEDITTFYIGFTVITLLVDAAFLALLLRHHPTQPRAFQAAWFWVFFGTAAGHTFVWRLDIFPAVAVAGAAALLATRPLFASALLGFATTMKLWPGVLAAGLVGRFNQSKTWQRLLAFFCTIFALCGVTIATSGVDRLLSPLNYQGVRGLQLESISATFLLLQAHHHPGRWHLGYAPSKSFEISGPGVDTAMLWSTVAMTAMLVFAIGWALYRLFAGGWTTRTTMAFFTVMVLLLIATNKVFSPQYIVWLGPLLAVVIRQRLPRGFASLKVLQGLIAVCTIVAAGLGTLVYPFNYDYIWQYVGEKMFPVYVLAARNILILVMVLIGLIWLGLEVAFSKRLARAEGEQPDSPSALPADTAAPAHAQPVAQDLGGLKPTRTTP
- a CDS encoding acyl-CoA thioesterase; the encoded protein is MATMREVLALEETGGVDEFLGPAVESRIDRAFGGHIASQAVAAAQRTVEGKRVHSLHGYFVGPGDAKRPMELRVERIRDGRSFAHRQVRVCQDGALIFILMASFHREGDTGPRHQDAPPEVPGPAEVARLGGGAPYSTRIILKEWEDWDIRLVPEEGRDAAAAEKTGAGFRHIWFRNTGDVPDDACFHRAALTYMSDMTLIRSALIPHQGDRVQLASLDHALWFVRPFRVDEWLLYEQVSPSASGGRAIARGKLFNEQGELVALVNQEGLTRFLDEDLGSGSAHGNWQKV
- a CDS encoding YebC/PmpR family DNA-binding transcriptional regulator, giving the protein MAGHSKWATTKHKKAANDAKRGKEFAKLIKNIEVAARTGGGDPAANPTLDDMIKKAKKASVPNDNIERARKRGSGEEAGGADWETVMYEGYGPNGVAMLIECLTDNRNRAATDVRTAMSKNGGNLGESGSVAYMFTRTGYVLVEKGELSEDDVLMAVLEAGAEEVKDHGEKFEIICAPTDVQAVKDALKEADIEVDDSDNDFRASVDVPLEANDAKKIFRLIDALEDSDDVQNVYTNMNLSDKVLAELDED
- the ruvC gene encoding crossover junction endodeoxyribonuclease RuvC is translated as MNLEGMRVMGIDPGLTRCGLSVVQAGRGRGILPVSVGVVRTPSDKELTERLLRLSIAAKEWMDDYSPDVVAIERVFERGQVSTVMQTAHVVGVLVLAAAERDIPVYMYTPSEVKKAISGNGRADKKQMTTMITRILGLSEPPKPADAADALALAVCHCWRAPAIVRMDNTGLGLGAKTSGVRGQGKKR
- the ruvA gene encoding Holliday junction branch migration protein RuvA; protein product: MIAALRGEVIHIGLDHGVIDCAGVGYKFLATPSTLGRLRRGEQATVLTNLVVKEDSLTLYGFSADEDREMFQVLQSVSGLGPKLALAALSVMGAGELAAAITAEDVKALQSIPGVGKRMAQRLALELKDKVAAFAPGEDAGSDDSVTAVSPAGGAVVESVTEALIGLGFTEKAARPVVEAAYAENSEADTSALLRAALAQLGKKK
- the ruvB gene encoding Holliday junction branch migration DNA helicase RuvB, with amino-acid sequence MSDIERTEFNLPEGVDAAHSSQRNSDVEATAHAEEHDIERSLRPKSLDEFIGQPKVRAQLSLVLKGAKNRGVTPDHVLLSGPPGLGKTTMAMIISQELGTSLRMTSGPALERAGDLAAMLSNLMEGDVLFIDEIHRIARPAEEMLYMAMEDFRIDVIVGKGPGATSIPLEIPPFTLVGATTRAGMLTGPLRDRFGFTAQMEYYDTEDLTQVIKRAARILDVDIDHDAAVEIGSRSRGTPRIANRLLRRVRDYAEVNGTGHIDLGAAQGALEVFDVDEMGLDRLDRAVLNALIKGHGGGPVGVSTLAIAVGEEPSTVEEVCEPYLVRAGMVSRTGRGRVATAAAWRHLGLTPPEGAAGLF